The nucleotide window GGGCTCGCAGGTGCTGCAGTTCTCTTCCTCAGATGGCAGGGTTAGGCCGACCGGTGCGCAGCAGTTGTCGCCGCGCCAGGCTTGAACTCCTTCACGAACGGCGAGGCCGGCGATCACCAATGCCACGAGCGGATCGGCCCAAGACCAGCCGAGCAGCGCGTTGAGCACCAGACCAAGCAGCAGTACCGCCGACAGATAGGTACAGATCAGGGTCTGCTTGGAATCGGCAACGGCCGAGGCCGAGCCCAACTCTCGCCCGGTGCGACGCTGCGCGTAGGACAGGAACGGCATGATCATCACCGACAATGCAGCCAACACGATGCCCGGTAGGGATTTCTGGCTCTTCGCAGTTGAGGGTGTAGCTGGGATGTGATCAAACGCGCTCGAGTGGCGGCGCGTCGGTGAGCTGGTGGGTGTCGGGGTCTTTCGATGATGGAGGTTCTCACACCGGCCCATCGGAAAGACCCCGACGTTGCACAACGCTACCTTCCAGTGCCCTGATCTGACCACGTTCTGCCGGCTCGACGCGCTCGGGCTTCAGGTCGTCGGTCAGCGGCTCGAAGCCGGCCGGGCCGAGCTGGCCTGCCGGGTCGTCGATGCTGATGATTGGTGTCACCGCTGCGGCTGTCAGGGCATTGCCCGCGACAGTGTGGTGCGGCGGCTGGCGCACGAGCCGCTCGGGTGGCGGCCCACCACGTTGGTCGTCACGGTCCGCCGGTACCGCTGTACGGGCTGCGGGCATGTGTGGCGCCAAGACACCAGCCGGGCGGCCGAACCACGAGCCAAACTGTCGCGAGCTGGTTTGCGGTGGGCCTTGGAAGGGATCGTGTGTCAGCACCTGACGGTGGCCCGGATCGCCGAAGGACTCGCGGTGTCATGGAACACCGCCAACACCGCGATCCTGGCCGAAGGCAAGCGGGTCTTGATTGATGATCCGGCCCGGTTCGACGGTGTGCGGGTGATCGGGGTCGACGAACACTCCTGGCGGCACACCCGCCACGGGGACAAGTTCGTCACCGTGATCATCGACATGACGCCGGTGCGGGATCGGAGGGGACCCGCGCGGCTGCTGGACATGATCGAGGGCCGCTCCAAGCAGGTGTTCAAGACCTGGCTGAACGATCGACCACAAGCCTGGCGCGACCAGATCGAGGTCGTCGGCATGGACGGGTTCACCGGCTACAAAACCGCGGCCACCGAGGAACTACCCGAGGCGGTCACCGTGATGGACCCATTCCACATGGTCCGCCTGGCCGGGGACGCGTTGGAACAGTGCCGGCAACGGGTCCAGCAGCAAACTCTGGGCCACCGCGGCCGCAAGGGTGATCCTCTCTACAGTGCCCGCCGGACCCTGCTCACCGGGCAAGATCTCCTCACCGACAAACAACGTGACCGACTGGCCAACCTGTTCGCCACCGACCGGCATGTCGAGGTCGAAGTGACCTGGGGCATCTACCAACAGGTGATCGCTGCCTACCGGGCGCCCGACCGGACGGCCGGGAAGATGATCATGAAACGAGTCGTCGACGCGATCTCCGACAACGTTCCGGCCGCGCTGGTCGAGATCGGCAAACTCGGCCGCACCCTGAAACGCCGCGCTGCTGACGTGATCGCCTACTTCGACCGGCCCCACACCTCCAACGGACCTACCGAAGCGATCAACGGCCGCCTCGAACACCTCCGCGGCTCCGCCCTCGGATTCCGCAACCTCACCAACTACATCGCCCGTAGCCTGCTCGAAGCCGGAGGATTCAGACCCCAACTACACCGTCGATTCTGAAGAGCCGGATTTCTCTGCCTGATGGCCACCGATCAGGGCGATCGCCGCATTGACGGTGACGTAGCCGGCGAGGGCGAAGAACGACAGGGCGATGATCCGCAGCGCGCGGCGTTCTCGTGCCTGCCGAACGGTGTGGTCGCGGGCGGAGAACTGCCAAGCCACGGCAGCGGCCGAGGACACCTCGATCACCGAATCCAGGCCGAACCCGACCAAGGCGACTGATGACGCCACGGAACCGGCGACGATTGCTACCACGGCCTCGATCACGTTGTAGGTGATCGTGGCCGCGACCAACAGCCGGATCCGTCGAGTGAGGACATCGCGCCGGCTCTTCACGCCGGGAATGCTGAGGTCGGTCATGGGCAGCTGCACCCTTCACCGTCACAACAACCCGGTTCGATGTACAGGACCACCTTCATCAGCTCGTCCAGCGACGGGGCCAGGTGGGAATCCGACAGCCGGTACCAGACCCGCCGACCGTCCGGGATGGCCTCGACCAGACCGCAACCCCGAAGACAGGCCAGCTGGTTGGTCATCACCTGACGCGAAACTCCCAAGGCGTTGGCCAGATCGGACGGGTAGGCGGGTGCTTCACGCAGGGCGAGCAAGACTCCCGCCCGGGTCGGATCCGACAACGCGTGGCCCAGTCTGGCCAGCGCAGCCGTGTGCGGCAGAGTTGCCGTGGCAGTGGACATGGACCTGATAGTACAGCGAAACGTGTACTAAATGACCCGACAGAGATTCCCGTTGATGCAGACCAGTCAATGGAGCGCACTGCCCGGAAGCCGTTCCCCGACGGACACCGGCGCACGCCGCCCGGTAGCCGGCCGTCGGCGGGCAGAGCATCGGGCAACCTCGCCGGGCAGCCAACCGAGCGCAAGATCGCTGTTTCAGAGGGAGTGACCAGCCAGACCGGCCATCGACCACTCGGGCAAGGCACTTGGCTGGTGCCAGCGCCCAGCTATCGCCGGATCAAGCAGCAGCGGGATCGACCGCCGGCAACTGTGAAGGAGAAGGGCCACCGAATCCACGCGGTGATTGTTCCAGACCAACCGCCAGGCCCGCATCGGATCCACGACCGGGCGATGTCGGGCCAGCTCCCCCTTCGGAAGTCAACGTCACCGTCGCTGCTGCCAGTTCGGGACGGCCGCTGATAGCTTCCGGACATGCTCCTCGAAGACGACGTCGTCGACGCAGTGGCCGAGTTCATCACGCAGCACGGCTGGACCATTGAATCGATCGCTCACGCCACAGAACACGGTGACGACATTGTCGCCACCAAAGGCAACGAAGTGTTGAGAGTCGAAGCGAAAGGGTCCGGCAGCTCGCGTGGGCATAGCGCTCGATTCGGAAAGACGTTTACCAGCGGCCAGGTACATACCCACGTCGCAGTGGCGGTGCTGCGTGCGATGACCTGGGTGTCGCAATCTCAATCGACCCGGGCAGCAATCGCCCTGCCCGACGACCAGGCTCATCGGTCCCGAATCGAGAGAGTCGACGCGGCCCTTCGGCGCCTCCACATCGGAGTCTTCTGGGTCACAGAAGGCCGTGCCGTTTCCGTCGATGCACCCTGGCGCCTGGACTGAACACCATCGACCGCATGGGATCCCGTTCCGGGCAGGTGGCGTGACCACGTCAGGGCGGGCGACTTGCCAATCGGCAAGGTTCGTTCCCTCGGGCTCTGCGCATGGTCCAGCGGAATCGCCAAGCACGGTGACCGGCCGTCACGCGCGCTGGCTCGCGTCCGATAGCTTGGCGATCGTGACCTCTGTACTGGTCCTAGGAATTGACCCGCGTGCCATTCCCGGCATGGACGGCGAAGCCGTGCGAGCCCGGCTCGAGGCTGAGCTGAGTCGATTCGCGAATCTAGGGATCGAAGCTGATATAACATTGCTGAGGCTCGACGAGACCACCGAGGACGCGGCACTGGCGGCATTGGTCGAGCGGCGGTGGGACGTCGTTGTCGTCGGAGGTGGCATCCGCAAGCCAACGCAACTGCTCGAACTCTTCGAATGGATCGTCAACATGATCCGACGCGAGGCCCCGCAGGCCGCGATCGCGTTCAACACCAGCGGGGGCGACAGCGTCGAGGCTGCAAAACGCTGGCTCTGAACGCGTAACCGGAGTATCGATGCCAGCATCTCGCCTACGCCGAGACACGAGCGTTCTACCGACCGTGTCTCCCTTCTCGTGGAAGAGATGGCCGGCGTCGGCTGCAAGGGATCGACAGTGATCATGGCAAAGACCGCTGGGGTCATAAGGCACGCCCGCAAGCCGTTCCCCGGCCGACCGGTCGTCAGTCGACCGGCCGACGCCCGCGGCCGGGCAGACCATCGGGCAGCCTCACCGGGCACACAGCTGAGCGTGGAATCGTCGTGCCACAAGGGATCCCTTACCGGACAGCGGATCCCGTGCTACCAGAGGGAATGGGCGGCGATGAAGTCTCGGATCGCGTGAAGAGCAGGCTTGGGCGTGTAGTCATCGCGCAGCAGTCCGAACCTGGTGTGCCAACTACCCGCGGTCAGCCCGTCTCGGAGACCGAAGAACTCGTAGGTAGCGACGCCGGCACTCGAGTTTCGGACAGCTTCGGCGACGGCGACCAGGGTTCGTGCCTGTGTGGCCTCGTCCCGATCCTCACCGGTGGGCCAGCCGGTTTCGGTGATGTGGATCGGTGTGTTTTCGGGCACCCCGGCCTCGGCAGTCACCCGCCGGAACGTCGTCAGGAGAAACTCCACGGCCGCCGGCAATTGCTCCCAGGAGATGCGTCGGAATACATCGGGGAACGCGTCAAGTCCGATGTTGTCCGCGTACGACCTCACATGTCGTTCTCCGTACGACCTGACGTGTAGGTCGGTCTCGGCGAGTTGAGTCCCTGCTCGCCTTGAGTTGGGTCACCCTTCGGTTCGTCAACTGCCAAGTAGACGAGTCCGAAGGGTGACTTGCTCCATGATCCTGGATACGGAGTCCTGGATGAATGTCCGTCGTTTCCGCGCCTTGCATGTTGCCGGCGCGAGCTTTGCCGAGATCGCCCGTGAGTGCGGGGTGGATTGGCGCACGGTGAAGAGGTATCTGATCGAGGACGCTGCCTCGGTCCCACCGACACCACCGCCCCGGGCCGGGACGCAGCCGAGGGTGATCGCCCCGTTCATCGGGGTGGTCGAGGCCTGGCTGCGTGCCGATGTCGGGTTGAAGGGCACGGTGATCCATGAGCGGCTGGTGGCCGAGCACGGGTTCACCGGGTCGTATCAGCGGGTGAAGATGTTCCTGGCCGAGGCCCGGCCCCGGATCGCCGCCGAGCTGGCCCAGACCGATGAGAACCCGTTGATCGGGTTCCATCGCCGGTTCGAGGTCGTGCCGGGTGCGCAGGCCCAGGTCGATTGGGGCGATGAGGGTGATCTGCTGGCCCATGTCGGGATCGGCCATGTGTATTCGTTCCACATGACCTTGTCCCATTCCCGGGACCCGTTCTGCTGTTTCACCACCAGCATGGATTTGGCCACGTTCTTCGACTGCCATCGGCGCGCGTTCGCCCATTTCGGCGGGGTGCCGGGTGCGATCGTCTATGACCGGACCAAGACCGTGGTCAAACGCCATGTCGCGCCCGGGCTGGCGGTGCCGGTGCACCCGGAAGCGGCCGCGTTCGCCGATCATTACGGGTTCGTCATCGACGTTCTGGCCGCCTACCGACCCACCGGTAAGGGCCGGGTCGAACGCCAGGTC belongs to Microlunatus elymi and includes:
- a CDS encoding cation transporter is translated as MIMPFLSYAQRRTGRELGSASAVADSKQTLICTYLSAVLLLGLVLNALLGWSWADPLVALVIAGLAVREGVQAWRGDNCCAPVGLTLPSEEENCSTCEPGCDCCN
- a CDS encoding ISL3 family transposase, which produces MHNATFQCPDLTTFCRLDALGLQVVGQRLEAGRAELACRVVDADDWCHRCGCQGIARDSVVRRLAHEPLGWRPTTLVVTVRRYRCTGCGHVWRQDTSRAAEPRAKLSRAGLRWALEGIVCQHLTVARIAEGLAVSWNTANTAILAEGKRVLIDDPARFDGVRVIGVDEHSWRHTRHGDKFVTVIIDMTPVRDRRGPARLLDMIEGRSKQVFKTWLNDRPQAWRDQIEVVGMDGFTGYKTAATEELPEAVTVMDPFHMVRLAGDALEQCRQRVQQQTLGHRGRKGDPLYSARRTLLTGQDLLTDKQRDRLANLFATDRHVEVEVTWGIYQQVIAAYRAPDRTAGKMIMKRVVDAISDNVPAALVEIGKLGRTLKRRAADVIAYFDRPHTSNGPTEAINGRLEHLRGSALGFRNLTNYIARSLLEAGGFRPQLHRRF
- a CDS encoding ArsR/SmtB family transcription factor, with the protein product MSTATATLPHTAALARLGHALSDPTRAGVLLALREAPAYPSDLANALGVSRQVMTNQLACLRGCGLVEAIPDGRRVWYRLSDSHLAPSLDELMKVVLYIEPGCCDGEGCSCP
- the istA gene encoding IS21 family transposase, which gives rise to MILDTESWMNVRRFRALHVAGASFAEIARECGVDWRTVKRYLIEDAASVPPTPPPRAGTQPRVIAPFIGVVEAWLRADVGLKGTVIHERLVAEHGFTGSYQRVKMFLAEARPRIAAELAQTDENPLIGFHRRFEVVPGAQAQVDWGDEGDLLAHVGIGHVYSFHMTLSHSRDPFCCFTTSMDLATFFDCHRRAFAHFGGVPGAIVYDRTKTVVKRHVAPGLAVPVHPEAAAFADHYGFVIDVLAAYRPTGKGRVERQVNIVREHVVAGRWFDSIQELDGAFDAWLPIRRGQVHRTHGQVIAVRAIGDRAALLPLPDRPYLVCDRYLRRVGKDALVSFEASFYSVPASRVRPGGQVEVAVNADTVTISALAVDGGGWLATHQRARRRGSWIVDETHWAGLPDGHTRAICLDPPPAPRSRTGPAEPSPLTALLASHHAAGQPVAVRPLSDYQTAAQTNPAAQTNPAAGSHTARS